A region from the Kribbella shirazensis genome encodes:
- a CDS encoding glycerophosphodiester phosphodiesterase family protein has translation MRRLPRALLPCALVAGLLLPAAPAAAGRGEFDVQAHRGGLGLTVESTIASFSHGLQLGVSTLELDVQITQDGYAVVTHDRKVDAKKCRDTAPYTAGDPEYPYVGKYINTLELKQVKQLDCGSQTLPNFPTQQPDPGARMPELRDVFALVHRYHAYGVKLNIETKVEAGAPSETAPREQFVQVVADEIRKANIARQVTIQSFDWGALMRMREVMPKLPLVALTNYDFLQVGKPGKSPWLGGIDIDDFGGDLVKATKSFGASAISPVHGFPQDGKVTDPTYRPYVTADMVKSAHQAGMKVVPWTVDDPATMQSLIDKGVDGIITDYPDRLREVARANDFKLPKSYDAPAVRALPSAHAHNDYEHRQPLQDALDRGFNSVEADVWLVDGELRVAHDLADAKPGRTLESLYLKPLADRVRENHGEVYKRGGGFQLLIDIKSDGPSTYAAIHQALAKYRGISTIFADGRVFEGAVTSVISGNRPLDVMKAQKVRYAGYDGRMADLQSGMPASLMPLVSDNWTKVFTWQGVGPMPEAEKAKLHDIVISAHQSGYKVRFWATPDIPGAAREALWRELVAADVDYINTDDLHGLEDFLRS, from the coding sequence ATGCGCCGCCTTCCTCGCGCGCTTCTCCCGTGTGCGCTGGTCGCCGGGCTGCTGCTGCCGGCTGCTCCGGCCGCTGCGGGTCGTGGTGAGTTCGACGTGCAGGCTCATCGTGGTGGGCTCGGGCTCACCGTGGAGAGCACGATCGCCTCGTTCTCGCACGGGCTGCAGCTCGGTGTCAGCACGCTCGAGCTCGACGTCCAGATCACCCAGGACGGGTACGCCGTCGTCACACACGACCGCAAGGTCGACGCCAAGAAGTGCCGCGACACGGCGCCGTACACCGCGGGCGATCCGGAATACCCGTACGTCGGCAAGTACATCAACACCCTGGAGCTGAAGCAGGTCAAGCAGCTCGACTGCGGCTCGCAGACGTTGCCGAACTTCCCCACCCAGCAGCCCGATCCGGGTGCCCGGATGCCCGAACTGCGCGACGTCTTCGCGCTCGTGCACCGCTACCACGCGTACGGCGTGAAGCTGAACATCGAGACCAAGGTCGAAGCCGGCGCACCCAGCGAGACCGCGCCGCGCGAGCAGTTCGTCCAGGTGGTCGCGGACGAGATCCGCAAGGCGAACATCGCCCGCCAGGTGACGATCCAGAGCTTCGACTGGGGCGCGCTGATGCGCATGCGCGAGGTGATGCCGAAACTCCCACTGGTCGCGCTGACGAACTACGACTTCCTGCAGGTCGGCAAGCCGGGCAAGTCGCCCTGGCTCGGCGGGATCGACATCGACGACTTCGGCGGCGACCTGGTCAAGGCCACGAAGTCGTTCGGCGCGTCGGCGATCTCCCCGGTGCACGGCTTCCCGCAGGACGGGAAGGTGACCGACCCGACGTACCGGCCGTATGTCACCGCGGACATGGTGAAGTCGGCGCACCAGGCCGGGATGAAGGTCGTCCCGTGGACGGTCGACGACCCGGCGACCATGCAGTCGCTGATCGACAAGGGTGTCGACGGCATCATCACCGACTACCCGGACCGGCTGCGCGAGGTCGCCCGGGCCAACGACTTCAAGCTTCCCAAGTCGTACGACGCTCCGGCCGTCCGCGCGCTCCCGTCGGCGCACGCGCACAACGACTACGAGCACCGGCAGCCGTTGCAGGACGCACTGGACCGCGGGTTCAACAGCGTCGAGGCCGACGTGTGGCTGGTCGACGGCGAACTGCGCGTCGCGCACGACCTCGCCGACGCCAAGCCCGGCCGCACTCTCGAGAGCCTGTACCTGAAGCCGCTGGCCGATCGGGTCCGGGAGAACCACGGTGAGGTGTACAAGCGCGGCGGCGGTTTCCAGTTGCTGATCGACATCAAGAGCGACGGACCCTCGACGTACGCCGCCATTCACCAGGCGCTGGCGAAGTACCGTGGGATCAGCACGATCTTCGCCGACGGCCGGGTGTTCGAGGGCGCTGTCACCTCGGTCATCAGCGGCAACCGCCCGCTGGACGTCATGAAGGCCCAGAAGGTCCGCTACGCCGGGTACGACGGACGCATGGCCGACCTGCAGTCAGGGATGCCGGCGTCCTTGATGCCGCTCGTCAGTGACAACTGGACGAAGGTGTTCACCTGGCAGGGCGTCGGTCCGATGCCCGAGGCCGAGAAGGCCAAGCTGCACGACATCGTGATCAGCGCACACCAGTCCGGCTACAAGGTCCGCTTCTGGGCGACCCCGGACATCCCAGGAGCCGCCCGTGAAGCCCTGTGGCGCGAGCTGGTCGCTGCTGACGTGGACTACATCAACACCGACGACCTGCACGGACTGGAAGACTTCCTCCGCAGCTAG
- a CDS encoding RHS repeat-associated core domain-containing protein: MVADRTWTASYDAAGNPVSLLSPGGVQRTRTFDAAGRLETETGTGAEAPTATRNLTYDLAGRLATSSALDGVNTYTYNDRGMLLRADGPSGTSTHGYDPDGQLTQRIDAAGTADFTYLNGRPATVTDPVTRVLQTLGYNAAGQLASIDYGSNRVRTIGYDAYGRMNSDVLKAGAAPGTTVSSITYGYDADNNITSKNTTGVAGAGNNTYTYDQLGRLTAWTKGTTTTAYGWDANSNRTKAGTKLASYDERNRLLNDGTSTYTYSPRGALLTQATTTDGTTTTEAFSFDAFDRMITRSDRDFTYDALDRPVQAGTARMRYDGFSDEVVSDGTQFFGRSASDGLLAVGYETTKRLVLADRHGDIVAGFDPADTTLDAGLPDTRTYDPFGQSTNATGLKYRVGYQGDWTDPRSGDVNQGARWYNPGTGTFNSRDTITHNAGTASSVLNLYAYAGGNPITLNDPDGHRPADPELDGGCVWTVPDPLNPHDDARPVRICPEDPPKPPPPPKKDCKKTNTCPPKKCTKPGGGKHCPPEPDPNCKSHPKACDGAGDGGDGDGGGGDGGCKRGCGPKPPPKCDAQCQLEKKIEKERDELEDEAKTVVQPPPGDPVCASGNPLCPTDPSQPATVVSSGDDLTDETSAWSDQQYQNALDTAGSVVASVKNTGSYNWFNGIQICESAACGQPGRPQVMGVPGGSTGAAVGGIAVGIAGIPIGDAIAQIIDQILQTVGSGSDSTSGSGSNVSGSTAQSPDPDDEQGPGKPKITVTSRLRGDKVLERAAQQVGKNARQQQDVDNIVARFQNGNTNPGIGSKSLGNTDVYYLRTRSGARVFYRNNSQGIEIVGKANKGNENAVIKRLTEVYGR; this comes from the coding sequence GTGGTGGCCGACCGGACTTGGACGGCGTCGTACGACGCGGCCGGGAACCCGGTGTCGCTGCTGTCGCCGGGCGGCGTGCAGCGGACCCGGACCTTTGACGCGGCCGGACGGCTCGAGACCGAAACGGGCACCGGCGCTGAGGCGCCGACCGCGACCCGCAACCTCACCTACGACCTGGCCGGGCGGCTCGCGACCTCGAGCGCGCTCGACGGCGTCAACACCTACACCTACAACGACCGCGGCATGCTCCTGCGCGCGGACGGCCCTTCTGGGACCTCGACCCACGGCTACGACCCCGACGGCCAGCTCACCCAGCGGATCGACGCCGCCGGAACCGCCGACTTCACCTACCTGAACGGCCGACCGGCAACGGTCACGGACCCGGTTACCCGTGTCCTGCAAACCCTCGGCTACAACGCCGCCGGGCAACTCGCCTCGATCGACTACGGCTCCAACCGGGTCCGCACAATCGGCTACGACGCCTACGGCCGGATGAACTCCGACGTACTCAAAGCCGGAGCCGCTCCCGGAACAACGGTCTCGTCGATCACCTACGGCTACGACGCCGACAACAACATCACGTCGAAGAACACCACCGGCGTCGCCGGCGCCGGCAACAACACCTACACCTACGACCAACTCGGCCGGCTCACCGCCTGGACCAAGGGAACAACCACCACCGCCTACGGCTGGGACGCCAACTCCAACCGCACCAAGGCCGGGACCAAACTGGCCTCGTACGACGAACGAAACCGTCTCCTCAACGACGGCACCTCCACCTACACCTACTCACCCCGCGGTGCCCTACTGACACAGGCCACGACCACAGACGGGACAACCACGACCGAGGCGTTCAGCTTCGACGCCTTCGACCGGATGATCACCCGTTCCGACCGTGACTTCACCTACGACGCTCTCGACCGTCCGGTGCAGGCCGGTACCGCGCGGATGCGCTACGACGGCTTCAGCGACGAAGTCGTCTCCGACGGCACCCAGTTCTTCGGCCGATCCGCATCCGACGGCCTGCTCGCGGTCGGCTACGAGACGACCAAACGCCTCGTCCTGGCCGACCGCCACGGCGACATCGTCGCGGGCTTCGACCCGGCCGACACCACGCTGGACGCGGGCCTGCCCGACACCCGGACCTACGACCCGTTCGGCCAGTCCACCAACGCCACCGGACTCAAGTACCGCGTCGGGTACCAGGGGGACTGGACCGACCCCCGCTCCGGCGACGTCAACCAAGGCGCCCGCTGGTACAACCCCGGCACCGGCACCTTCAACTCCCGCGACACCATCACCCACAACGCCGGCACCGCCAGCTCAGTCCTCAACCTGTACGCCTACGCAGGCGGCAACCCGATCACGCTAAACGATCCTGACGGGCACCGACCGGCCGATCCTGAGCTCGATGGTGGGTGCGTCTGGACGGTCCCTGACCCTCTCAATCCGCACGACGATGCGCGGCCCGTGAGGATCTGTCCCGAGGATCCCCCGAAGCCGCCACCGCCGCCAAAGAAGGACTGCAAGAAGACAAACACGTGCCCACCGAAGAAGTGCACGAAGCCCGGCGGTGGAAAGCATTGTCCGCCAGAACCCGACCCCAACTGCAAGAGCCACCCGAAAGCCTGCGACGGCGCCGGGGACGGCGGTGACGGTGACGGCGGTGGCGGCGACGGCGGCTGCAAACGCGGCTGTGGCCCCAAGCCCCCGCCGAAGTGCGACGCCCAGTGCCAGCTGGAAAAGAAGATCGAGAAGGAACGCGACGAGCTGGAGGATGAGGCCAAGACGGTCGTACAACCGCCACCCGGTGACCCCGTCTGCGCCAGCGGCAATCCGCTCTGCCCAACCGACCCATCACAGCCGGCCACTGTCGTCTCCTCCGGAGACGACCTAACCGACGAAACTAGCGCCTGGTCGGACCAGCAATACCAAAACGCCCTCGACACCGCCGGTTCCGTCGTCGCGAGCGTCAAGAACACTGGCTCGTACAACTGGTTCAACGGTATCCAGATCTGCGAGTCCGCCGCCTGCGGACAACCGGGCCGACCACAGGTCATGGGTGTGCCAGGAGGCTCGACCGGTGCCGCAGTTGGCGGCATCGCCGTGGGCATCGCGGGAATCCCAATCGGTGACGCGATCGCCCAGATCATCGACCAGATCCTGCAGACCGTAGGCTCGGGCTCAGACAGCACGTCAGGATCCGGTTCCAATGTCAGCGGCAGTACCGCACAATCACCGGATCCAGACGACGAGCAGGGCCCTGGCAAACCGAAAATCACCGTCACTTCACGACTGCGTGGAGATAAGGTGCTGGAGAGGGCGGCCCAGCAGGTTGGAAAGAATGCTCGCCAGCAGCAAGATGTGGATAATATTGTTGCTAGGTTTCAGAACGGGAACACCAATCCGGGAATCGGGTCAAAATCTCTCGGTAACACGGACGTGTATTATTTGAGGACGCGCAGTGGCGCTCGCGTCTTCTATAGGAATAACAGCCAAGGTATCGAAATTGTCGGCAAGGCAAATAAGGGCAACGAAAACGCAGTGATCAAGAGATTGACCGAGGTCTATGGAAGGTAG
- a CDS encoding FtsX-like permease family protein yields MIKFALQGLLARKLRTALTAIGIVLGVSLISGTYVLTDSISSAFDSIFSQNYKNTDAAITGKSAFDLADDGTQTAPPFGADLLQKVRDLPEVGAAGGAVGGEAQLIGKDGKAIVFGGAPNLGFSVDPSLPQFNSLSLASGDWPATGEVVIDTKTAAEKGFVAGDTIGVQARGAVEPMRISGLVSFGAVSSIGGATLAGFELGTAQRLFDKPGKLDQILIAAKEGVDRPQLLAAVQKILPPATQVRSAEDQAAEDAAGTSEFLSFLQTFLLVFGGIALFVGSFVIANSLSITIAQRTREFATLRTLGAARRQILGTVVLEALVTGIVSAVAGLFLGLAIATGLFNLFDAIGFTLPNNGLVFRTRTVVVALLVGVVVTVLASLRPAMRATRVPPIAAVREGAALPPGRFHRFRSVGAAALAVVGIGTVLAGLFVDGLATRTLLILLGLGVLLLFVGIASFSARLVRPMAAVSDPVARWSVVALTAIAWPFFLVPLWLIRRLFGRPAEFPGILPDGPAVTLGGQNSRRDPRRTASTAAALMIGLALVTLVATLGAGIIKPFEDAVDRISSSDYAITAQNNFSPLPPAVAAAAANVPSVTEVTSVRAGQAKAFDKTISITAIDETAPKLLRFDWRSGSQASLTELAADGAIVDADYADEHSLAMGSRFTLQTVNGKLLQLTVRGIFDPPAGGSPFGNVTISTKTFDASTGQPQNIYSFLNIQGGVTQANTATLNAALASFPNAKAVTIEQFKDNQTDGIKSLLNVLYVLLALSVIVSLFGIVNTLVLTVFERTRELGMLRAIGLTRRQVKRMIRQESVMTALIGAVIGIVLGLVLASLLAARLDEISFTVPVGQLVVFAVVSVVVGIIAAIWPARRAAKLNPLEALQYE; encoded by the coding sequence GTGATCAAGTTCGCGCTGCAGGGACTGCTCGCCCGCAAGCTACGGACGGCGCTGACCGCGATCGGCATCGTCCTCGGGGTGTCGCTGATCTCCGGCACCTATGTCCTCACCGACTCGATCTCGAGCGCGTTCGACTCGATCTTCAGCCAGAACTACAAGAACACCGACGCCGCGATCACCGGGAAGTCCGCGTTCGACCTCGCCGACGACGGGACACAGACAGCGCCACCGTTCGGTGCCGACCTACTGCAGAAGGTCCGGGATCTTCCGGAGGTCGGCGCGGCCGGCGGTGCGGTGGGCGGCGAGGCCCAGCTGATCGGCAAGGACGGCAAGGCGATCGTGTTCGGCGGTGCTCCGAACCTCGGTTTCAGCGTCGATCCGTCGCTGCCGCAGTTCAACTCCCTCAGTCTGGCCTCCGGCGACTGGCCGGCCACGGGTGAGGTGGTCATCGACACGAAGACCGCGGCGGAGAAGGGATTCGTGGCCGGCGACACGATCGGCGTCCAGGCCCGCGGCGCGGTCGAGCCGATGCGGATCTCCGGGCTGGTCAGTTTCGGCGCTGTCTCGTCGATCGGCGGCGCCACGCTGGCGGGCTTCGAGCTCGGCACGGCCCAGCGGTTGTTCGACAAGCCCGGGAAGCTTGACCAGATCCTGATCGCCGCCAAGGAGGGCGTGGACCGGCCGCAGCTGCTGGCCGCGGTCCAGAAGATCCTGCCGCCCGCGACCCAGGTCCGCAGCGCGGAGGATCAGGCCGCCGAGGACGCCGCCGGGACGAGCGAGTTCCTGAGCTTCCTGCAGACGTTCCTGCTGGTCTTCGGCGGGATCGCGTTGTTCGTCGGCTCGTTCGTGATCGCGAACTCGCTGTCGATCACGATCGCCCAGCGCACCCGCGAGTTCGCCACGCTGCGGACGCTCGGCGCCGCGCGCCGGCAGATCCTCGGCACGGTCGTCCTCGAGGCGCTCGTGACCGGCATCGTCTCGGCCGTCGCCGGGTTGTTCCTCGGTCTGGCGATCGCGACCGGCCTGTTCAACCTGTTCGATGCGATCGGCTTCACGCTGCCGAACAACGGGCTGGTGTTCCGGACGCGGACCGTCGTCGTCGCGCTCCTGGTCGGCGTGGTCGTGACCGTGCTGGCCAGTTTGCGGCCGGCGATGCGCGCCACACGGGTACCGCCGATCGCCGCCGTCCGAGAGGGCGCGGCGCTGCCGCCGGGACGTTTCCACCGGTTCCGCTCGGTGGGTGCCGCGGCGCTGGCCGTGGTGGGAATCGGCACGGTGCTGGCCGGACTGTTCGTCGACGGTCTGGCGACCCGGACATTGCTGATCCTGCTCGGACTCGGCGTCCTGCTGCTGTTCGTCGGCATCGCGTCGTTCTCCGCACGACTCGTCCGGCCGATGGCCGCGGTCTCAGATCCGGTGGCGCGCTGGTCGGTGGTCGCCCTGACCGCGATCGCTTGGCCGTTCTTCCTGGTGCCGCTGTGGCTGATCCGCCGGCTGTTTGGGCGCCCGGCAGAGTTCCCCGGGATTCTCCCGGACGGCCCTGCGGTCACCCTCGGCGGGCAGAACAGCCGGCGCGATCCACGCCGTACGGCGTCGACGGCCGCGGCCCTGATGATCGGGCTCGCGCTGGTCACCCTCGTCGCCACGCTCGGCGCCGGGATCATCAAGCCGTTCGAAGACGCGGTCGACCGGATCTCCAGTTCCGACTACGCGATCACCGCGCAGAACAACTTCAGCCCGCTGCCGCCGGCTGTGGCGGCCGCGGCGGCCAACGTGCCGTCGGTGACGGAGGTGACCAGCGTCCGCGCCGGGCAGGCCAAGGCGTTCGACAAGACGATCTCCATCACCGCGATCGACGAGACAGCGCCCAAGCTGCTCCGGTTCGACTGGCGCTCCGGTTCGCAGGCGTCACTGACCGAACTGGCAGCCGATGGCGCGATCGTCGACGCCGACTACGCCGACGAGCACTCGCTCGCCATGGGCTCGAGGTTCACCCTGCAAACGGTCAACGGCAAGCTGTTGCAGCTCACGGTGCGCGGCATCTTCGATCCGCCGGCCGGTGGGTCGCCGTTCGGCAACGTGACGATCTCGACCAAAACCTTCGACGCCTCGACCGGACAACCGCAGAACATCTACAGCTTCCTGAACATCCAAGGCGGAGTGACACAGGCGAACACCGCCACCCTGAACGCCGCCCTGGCCTCGTTCCCGAACGCCAAGGCCGTGACCATCGAACAGTTCAAGGACAACCAGACCGACGGCATCAAGAGCTTGCTGAACGTGCTCTACGTCCTGCTGGCGCTGTCCGTGATCGTGAGCCTGTTCGGCATCGTCAACACACTGGTGCTGACCGTCTTCGAGCGAACCCGCGAACTCGGCATGCTGCGCGCGATCGGCCTGACCCGCCGGCAGGTGAAGCGGATGATCCGTCAGGAGTCCGTCATGACAGCGCTCATCGGCGCGGTCATCGGGATCGTCCTCGGTCTGGTCCTCGCGTCCCTGCTGGCCGCACGGCTCGACGAGATCAGCTTCACCGTCCCGGTCGGCCAACTGGTCGTCTTCGCCGTCGTCTCGGTCGTCGTCGGCATCATCGCCGCGATCTGGCCGGCCCGCCGCGCGGCCAAACTGAACCCGCTGGAGGCACTCCAGTACGAGTAG
- a CDS encoding ABC transporter ATP-binding protein: MEGTVAVVHAEGVVRVYGEGDTAVRALHGVDVEIESGQLTAVMGPSGSGKSTMMHILAGLDRPTSGSVRIAGIEITTLGDDALTKLRRQHIGFIFQFFNLLPMLSARDNILLPLTIAGEKPDQEFFDGLVERVGLADRLTHRPAELSGGQQQRVAIARALVSRPTVVFADEPTGNLDSRTSGEILALMRSSVEEYGQTTVMVTHDAKAAAMADRVLYLADGEIVKETGRSNQHEILQIIDTMDLQ; the protein is encoded by the coding sequence ATGGAGGGGACTGTCGCAGTCGTGCACGCCGAAGGCGTTGTACGCGTGTACGGCGAAGGGGACACCGCAGTCCGTGCGCTGCACGGTGTGGACGTCGAGATCGAGTCCGGACAGCTCACGGCGGTGATGGGGCCGTCCGGGTCCGGCAAGTCGACGATGATGCACATCCTGGCGGGGCTGGACCGGCCGACGTCGGGCTCGGTCCGGATCGCCGGCATCGAGATCACGACACTGGGTGACGACGCGCTGACCAAGCTCCGCCGTCAGCACATCGGCTTCATCTTCCAGTTCTTCAACCTGCTGCCGATGCTCAGCGCGCGGGACAACATCCTGCTGCCGCTGACGATCGCCGGGGAGAAGCCGGATCAGGAGTTCTTCGACGGCCTGGTCGAACGCGTCGGCCTCGCCGACCGCCTCACGCACCGACCGGCCGAGCTGTCCGGCGGCCAGCAGCAGCGCGTCGCGATCGCCCGGGCGCTGGTGTCCCGGCCGACCGTGGTGTTCGCCGACGAGCCGACCGGCAACCTGGACTCCCGGACCAGCGGCGAGATCCTCGCCCTGATGCGGTCGTCGGTCGAGGAGTACGGTCAGACGACGGTGATGGTGACGCACGACGCCAAGGCCGCCGCGATGGCCGACCGGGTGCTGTACCTCGCCGACGGCGAGATCGTGAAGGAGACCGGGCGGTCCAATCAGCACGAGATCCTGCAGATCATCGACACCATGGACCTGCAGTGA
- a CDS encoding GNAT family N-acetyltransferase, with the protein MLWKIRTELADRPGALAELAARCGADDINILSLEVFTAESGAVDELVVSTGVGWTAADLTALVAEAGCVRTTVRPCQADVLNDAPTRYLRAVLRLIDDPVSVDDELGNLQGFDEYTPAEWARADVLVEIAGRLAERFDVPEGPRPGSAVPELRIATVEDADAVVAMHERCSYESRTRRYHVPMPKLTARTARHLSAPAGGVSVVASVGDAVIGMATAAPWEELGSTTMEVAVLVEDGWQGQGLGLRLLRQVVGEARALGADRVVCMVQPENHAMLRTLERLRMRSRVVRDGDSLMVSVALSDRSLSHAVDRPAVQYRLNRATPSHRPQSTRPAGQPAREHTLAALSALQPVSDRAGAADADGADRGGRP; encoded by the coding sequence ATGCTCTGGAAGATCAGGACCGAACTCGCCGACCGGCCCGGTGCGCTGGCCGAACTCGCTGCACGGTGTGGTGCGGACGACATCAACATTCTCAGCCTCGAGGTCTTCACCGCCGAGTCAGGCGCCGTCGACGAGCTCGTGGTCTCCACCGGGGTCGGCTGGACCGCCGCCGACCTGACCGCCCTGGTCGCGGAGGCGGGGTGCGTCCGTACGACGGTCCGCCCGTGCCAGGCCGACGTGCTCAACGACGCGCCGACCCGGTACCTGCGCGCCGTACTGCGGCTGATCGACGACCCGGTGTCGGTCGACGACGAGCTGGGCAATCTGCAGGGCTTCGACGAGTACACGCCCGCCGAGTGGGCGCGGGCCGACGTACTGGTCGAGATCGCGGGGCGGCTGGCCGAGCGTTTCGACGTACCGGAAGGACCGCGGCCCGGGAGCGCCGTTCCCGAACTGCGGATCGCGACGGTCGAGGACGCCGACGCCGTGGTCGCGATGCACGAGCGGTGCTCGTACGAGAGCCGCACGCGGCGGTACCACGTTCCGATGCCGAAGCTCACCGCCCGTACGGCGCGGCACCTGTCCGCGCCGGCCGGTGGCGTCTCGGTCGTCGCATCCGTCGGGGACGCCGTGATCGGGATGGCGACAGCGGCGCCGTGGGAGGAGCTGGGCAGTACGACGATGGAGGTCGCCGTACTCGTCGAGGACGGCTGGCAGGGGCAGGGGCTCGGGCTGCGGTTGCTGCGTCAGGTCGTGGGGGAGGCCCGCGCGCTGGGCGCCGACCGGGTGGTCTGCATGGTGCAGCCGGAGAACCACGCGATGCTCCGGACGCTGGAGCGGCTGCGGATGCGATCAAGGGTCGTCCGCGACGGCGACAGTTTGATGGTGAGTGTCGCACTGTCCGACCGGAGCCTGTCGCATGCGGTGGATCGCCCCGCGGTGCAATATCGTCTGAACCGTGCCACCCCTTCCCATCGGCCGCAATCCACACGGCCTGCTGGTCAACCTGCCCGCGAGCACACGCTCGCCGCTCTTTCAGCTCTTCAGCCGGTTTCTGATCGCGCTGGGGCTGCTGACGCTGATGGTGCTGATCGTGGTGGTCGACCGTGA
- a CDS encoding potassium channel family protein: MVLIVVVDRDGYKDSYDGSVDLIDSIYYATVTLTTTGYGDITPVTPTARLVNAFIVTPLRISFLVVLVGTTLEVLANEGRRIMRDTRWRKRMKDHTIVVGYGTKGRSAVQTLISNGVKRDAIVVIDPRATAIGDAGNDQMAAFHGDATNRTVLRRAEVMTAREVIVTTDRDDSAVLVTLAVRQLNPNAHIVVAVREEDNVPLLRQSGADAVVTSSEAVGRLLGLSAVSPNLGEVMEDLLTYGEGLEVAERPVLGREVGKPPSAVPDRVVSVVRDGKVHRYYDSNVSVLAAGDKLIVVRPAKETPWAERPGADEDDE, from the coding sequence ATGGTGCTGATCGTGGTGGTCGACCGTGACGGGTACAAGGACAGCTACGACGGCAGCGTCGACCTGATCGACAGCATCTACTACGCCACCGTCACGCTCACCACGACCGGGTACGGCGACATCACGCCGGTGACACCGACCGCCCGGCTGGTGAACGCCTTCATCGTGACGCCGCTGCGGATCTCGTTCCTGGTGGTGCTGGTCGGTACGACACTGGAAGTGCTGGCCAACGAGGGTCGCCGGATCATGCGCGACACGCGCTGGAGGAAACGGATGAAGGACCACACCATCGTCGTCGGCTACGGCACCAAGGGCCGGTCCGCGGTGCAGACGCTGATCAGCAACGGAGTGAAGCGCGACGCCATCGTGGTGATCGACCCGCGGGCGACGGCGATCGGTGACGCGGGCAACGATCAGATGGCCGCCTTCCACGGCGACGCGACGAACCGGACGGTACTGCGGCGCGCCGAGGTGATGACCGCGCGCGAGGTGATCGTGACGACCGACCGGGACGACTCGGCCGTCCTGGTGACGCTGGCCGTGCGGCAGCTGAACCCGAATGCGCACATCGTGGTCGCGGTCCGCGAGGAGGACAACGTGCCGCTGCTGCGACAGAGCGGCGCGGACGCCGTCGTCACGTCCTCCGAGGCGGTCGGGCGGCTGCTCGGCCTGTCCGCGGTCAGCCCGAACCTCGGTGAGGTGATGGAGGACCTGCTCACGTACGGCGAGGGTCTCGAGGTCGCCGAGCGCCCGGTCCTCGGCCGCGAGGTCGGGAAGCCGCCGTCCGCCGTACCCGACCGGGTCGTGTCGGTGGTCCGCGACGGCAAGGTGCACCGGTACTACGACTCGAACGTCTCGGTCCTCGCCGCCGGTGACAAGCTCATCGTCGTCCGCCCCGCCAAGGAGACTCCGTGGGCCGAGCGCCCCGGCGCCGACGAGGACGACGAGTAG
- a CDS encoding zinc metalloprotease — MRWSRAARIAAVAAMLGAGLTGTQSQASGPPGDEECVSEESVVHARGGAREPDLGQVAQDLPASAKGKAKAGFGVTVPVYFHVVTDGSIGALTARQISAQIAVLNNTYAGGEGGAETGFHFKLAGVTRTDNAAWFYANPGGTGEHSMKQALHTGGPGDLNLYSTTAGDYLGWAYLPDIVTKPGQAYLDGVVVDWESFIGTSTTYAGRYDQGETSTHEVGHWLNLEHTFYGGCSAKGDFVDDTPAEKTATSGCPAGKDTCKAPGLDPIHNYMDYSYDSCYTEFTPGQSQRMADAWLFYRAGS; from the coding sequence ATGAGGTGGAGCAGGGCCGCACGGATCGCCGCGGTGGCGGCGATGCTGGGTGCTGGACTGACCGGAACGCAGAGCCAGGCCTCGGGTCCGCCCGGGGACGAGGAGTGCGTCTCGGAGGAAAGCGTCGTACACGCGCGGGGTGGTGCGCGGGAGCCGGATCTCGGACAGGTCGCGCAGGACCTTCCGGCCTCGGCCAAGGGCAAGGCGAAGGCCGGCTTCGGAGTGACCGTTCCGGTCTACTTCCACGTGGTTACCGACGGATCGATCGGGGCGTTGACGGCGCGCCAGATCAGCGCGCAGATCGCGGTACTGAACAACACCTACGCCGGCGGTGAAGGCGGTGCGGAGACCGGGTTCCACTTCAAGCTGGCGGGCGTGACGCGGACCGACAACGCGGCCTGGTTCTACGCGAACCCAGGGGGCACCGGCGAGCACAGCATGAAGCAGGCGCTGCACACCGGTGGACCTGGCGACCTGAACCTGTACTCGACGACTGCCGGCGACTACCTCGGCTGGGCGTACCTGCCGGACATCGTGACCAAGCCGGGGCAGGCGTACCTCGACGGTGTCGTGGTCGACTGGGAGTCGTTCATCGGTACGTCGACCACGTACGCGGGCCGCTACGACCAAGGTGAGACGTCCACCCACGAGGTCGGTCACTGGCTCAACCTCGAGCACACGTTCTACGGCGGCTGCAGCGCCAAGGGCGACTTCGTCGACGACACGCCCGCCGAGAAGACGGCGACCTCCGGCTGCCCGGCAGGCAAGGACACCTGCAAGGCGCCCGGGCTCGACCCGATCCACAACTACATGGACTACTCCTACGACTCCTGCTACACCGAGTTCACACCCGGTCAGTCGCAACGGATGGCGGACGCGTGGCTCTTCTACCGAGCGGGTAGCTAG